GAGAAACGAGTGCGGGAGGTTCTGCATCAGGTCGTGGCTCATCAAGGCTGGTCCGATCGCGACTTCTCCAAGGAGATTGATCGTGCCGTTCGCCGTGCTTATGACTCTGATTCACCTGCGCGTAAAACGGGCGCCAGACTTGCGAAGGCAGCGGGGGCGCTTTCTGTTCAGAAGTATCCCCCTTGGCCGAAGCTCGACGAGTCCTTACGTGCCACAATCTTAATCACGCCACCAATCTTCGACCCAGGCGAGACGCTTGATTGGACCACTGCGGATATTGTCGACGCATTGTATCAGTCAGACGACTTACTTTGTCTGGCAAAGGATAATACTTCGGCGGTCACCGCCCCGCGCAATCGGTGGCGAGGGAGGGAGTCACAATATCAATTCCTTGTTGCCAATCCGATGAGGTTCTTGATGGGCCGCACGCAAGAGGGCAAACCATCTTCTCGTTGTCACGGTAATGCGACGCGTAGCCGTATTTTTCAAGTAGTCGAGTTCGACCAAGGCACGCGCGAAGAGCAGGCCGCAATCCTTTCGGCGCTGAACTCCGAGCAGACGCCGCTCGTCCTGGTAGTGTGGTCTGGCTCGAAGTCGCTTCATGGCTGGTTTGACGTCCGCAAGCTCAGTGAAGCTGAGAAATGCGAATTCTTTGCGCAGGCCTGCCGCTATGGAGCGGACCGCACATTATGGGATCAGTCTAAACTCGTTCGCATGCCAGGGGGCACTCGTCAAAGCAACGGGCAGCAGCAGTCCATCCTCTATTTTTGTCCTTAGGCACTAGCCCATGTGCCTCATCCCACATTCAAATGTCTTCAAGTCCTATCAATAATACAGCAGTGGCCAGCACGCCCCGTGAAATTTGGGAGCAATGTCCCGAGCCCGATCCAGCATTTCAAACGAGTATCGAACCGTATGCTCCATTTGCGTCCGACCTCCCAGAGGAAACCTCCACCACGCAGGCAGTCGTGACGGCGAAGCCTAAATCATTCACGGTATTAAGCGCATCGGAGCTGCTAGCACGAGTGCTTCCAGTCATGATCAGTATCCTCGGCAATGGGATCATTGTCATGGGGCAGCTGATCAGCATTCTAGGGCAGGGGGGCACCGGCAAAAGTCGCTTCGTCATGCAGCTCGCCATTTTTCAGGTCCTTGGGCGTGACTTTGTAGGTTTTAAGACGCACCCCAAGCCACTCAAGCACCTGTTTATTGGCACGGAAAACAGCATTCATCGGCAGCAGTCAGAGCTGAGAAAGATGACCGCTGGTTTCACTGACCAAGAGCGCGAGTTACTGGGGCAGTATCTCTTCTTTCATGTCGTCGAAGGCATTGACGATGCCTTTATCAATCTAGGCTCGCCAGAGATCGTTCAAAAGTGGCAACTCACCCTAGAGCAGATTCAGCCCGACTGTGTTTTTGTCGATCCCTTTGGCGAAGTCGTGATAGGCGATATCAACAAAGACGCCGATGTCCGCCATACCCTGCGTGAGCTCACTCGGATCTGTCGCCGTCACAATCATGACACCGCGATTATAGTCGTTCATCACGCACGGACAGGGCGGGGAAATATCGCGCAAGCGGTCGGATACGATCGAGGTAATTTCGGCCTTGGGTCCAAAGCACTCTATTCCGGCGTCCGCTCGCAACTGAACTTAGCCCCAGCCGATCCCGACGATTCTTCCCGTATCGTGCTTTCATGCGGTAAGTCCAATGACACCAAGCCCTTTAAGCCCATGGGGCTCAAGCTCAACGAAACTACGATGACCTACGAGGTCGATTCCATGTTTGATGTCGACGCCTGGCTCGCAGATGTCGAGGGCACACAACGCGGGCAGGCGGCCAGTGTGGCCGATGCCGTCCGTGCCGTTCAGGCCGGGAGCATCCGCTATGCCGATATCGTCAAGGCAGTCGTCGACGATACCGCCTGTTCACCAGCCACGGCCAAGCGCCGCATCAAAGAGGCAGTTCACGGGGGCTATCTAAGAAAACGCACCAACGGTGATTATGTCACCGCTAAGCCCCTTCCCACACCTGCAGCGCATACCGTCTCCCTGCAAAAAGTCTCAAACTCAGTCTCACCCTGATACTCATTGATACCACCTGATACCAGTCTCAAGTCTCACACCCCCTATAGGGGGTGAGACTGAGACTATCCCAACAATACCACTATTATGCTAAAATACAACGATACCCAAATGCTCTCCGTCAAGGAACTCGCTTGGCGTCTCAATCGTCATCCCAACTACGTCTATCGCATGAAGAAGGCCGGCTTCCCCATGCCTGGCTATCGAGCAACCTTGGAAGACGCGCTCAAGTGGCTCGAAGAAAATCCAGGCTGGAGTCGTAAGCTAGACCGCGCTAAGATGAAAGTGGCAAGAACGGTGTCTCACCAACCAAATTAAAGGAATAAAATTGTTCGGGGAGAGTCTGGACTTGAGTAGGCTGTTAAAATTAAATTTCGCTAAAATAATGAAATTTACAGTAGGAAAGCATACATTCGATTCCAAAAAAGAAGCTGAGGAGTATTTCTTGAGGATTCGTGATCAATATAATGACGGACAGTCACTAGAGAATGATGACCTGAAAGAAGTGATAGAACTCTTGGCATTACACCCCAATGCAAAGGACAAGATTGGGCCTGGTGTTAATCGTATTTCAGTCGGGGTAAATGAAAGAGGAAACGGCCGTGAGTTTAAAATTCACCGAGCCGATGGCACAGTAGATAATTTTCGACCTAAAAAGTGCATCACTCAGCCCGTTCATCATTCCAATTTAATGGATGCCTGTAGAGGTCATATTGCTGATCAAATTTCAGCTTTTAGAATATCAGAATTCTCCGCAAATACTTGCCTCCGATGTCCAATCAACGGAGAGCTTTTAACTGAGGGTAACTCGGATGTAGATCACTATCCCATTAGTTTTAAAGAGCTCGTTTTTCGATGGCTTAATTCGATTGATCTAGGAGTTCAGCAAGTAAAAGTTGCTGGGGCATCGCAGCACGAAATTGAAGATGCAAAGCTCAGACAATCATGGATCGATTTCCATCGGAAACAGGCGAGATTGAGGCTAACTTCTTCCACTGGAAATAGATCTCGTCGATGATAGAGTTTTAGTTGGTGGCGTCCAGTAGGCAAAAGTCGCGTGTTTTCTCCAAGCCAGAGAAATGTAATGGTGAGAGGGGGCCATCGGGCTTCAACCAACCCCTGCGCTCGCTCCGCTCGCTTGGGGAACGGATGCGCCCCCGGCCACATCGTCACCGTTTCGACTTCACGATCTCACATCTCCGTCGCGAGCCGAGCTGTCCTCGCATCCTCTGCAACGCC
The nucleotide sequence above comes from Coraliomargarita algicola. Encoded proteins:
- a CDS encoding AAA family ATPase, giving the protein MSSSPINNTAVASTPREIWEQCPEPDPAFQTSIEPYAPFASDLPEETSTTQAVVTAKPKSFTVLSASELLARVLPVMISILGNGIIVMGQLISILGQGGTGKSRFVMQLAIFQVLGRDFVGFKTHPKPLKHLFIGTENSIHRQQSELRKMTAGFTDQERELLGQYLFFHVVEGIDDAFINLGSPEIVQKWQLTLEQIQPDCVFVDPFGEVVIGDINKDADVRHTLRELTRICRRHNHDTAIIVVHHARTGRGNIAQAVGYDRGNFGLGSKALYSGVRSQLNLAPADPDDSSRIVLSCGKSNDTKPFKPMGLKLNETTMTYEVDSMFDVDAWLADVEGTQRGQAASVADAVRAVQAGSIRYADIVKAVVDDTACSPATAKRRIKEAVHGGYLRKRTNGDYVTAKPLPTPAAHTVSLQKVSNSVSP
- a CDS encoding DCL family protein produces the protein MKFTVGKHTFDSKKEAEEYFLRIRDQYNDGQSLENDDLKEVIELLALHPNAKDKIGPGVNRISVGVNERGNGREFKIHRADGTVDNFRPKKCITQPVHHSNLMDACRGHIADQISAFRISEFSANTCLRCPINGELLTEGNSDVDHYPISFKELVFRWLNSIDLGVQQVKVAGASQHEIEDAKLRQSWIDFHRKQARLRLTSSTGNRSRR